From Mesotoga sp. UBA6090:
TTTTGTTGCAAGACTCCACCTCGCACATATTCTACTATCATTATCAATTATAATGCTTTTAGGAGGCGATGAAGTGAAGGAAGTAACTCTGGCAGAATTGAGGGGAGTCATCGGAAAGGTTCTTATTGACTTCTTCAGTCCAGGCTGCGGTGTCTGTGCAGCGATTGAAACAAAACTTGATGAAGTTGAAGACACTTTTGTTTCCTGGAAATTCTACAAAATAAATACTGTAGAGAATCCTGCGGTTGCTTCAGAACACTCTGTCTTTACAGTCCCGACGATTGTTGTGCAGGTTGATGGTAGAGAGCAGAAGAGATGGTGCAGATACTTCTCTCTCGAAGAAGTTATAGACTACCTTCGTGAAATTGATGAGACAGAGAGTTAGCATTTCAGAAGCCATTCTGCTGAAGTAGGCAAGTTCCGCTTCGCGGGCATAAGAGAGGATGAATCGAGAAAGATTATGTCGAGACGCTCGCTCCGCTCGCGAGAAGACGAGAGTTGATAATCATTGACCGTCAACGGTTCTCCGTCCTACGAGAAGACCGTAAAAGAACCGCTGAGCGCTGTGAAGAGCCGTCCTCCGCTGCCCGTCCAAGAGCATGTACCCGTCCCTCGATAAGAGCAACCGAGCAAGAGCGCTGTAGAGAGCTCCGCTTTGAGAAGACGAGAATTAATAATCGTAGCAGTTTCGATCTGCCATCCTCAGAAAGAGCCAAGAGTAGAAGTGATACTGCCTCCGGCAGGAAGTGAGGCCCGCTGGCGCGAGGAAGTGATGTTGGCGCTTACGCGCCAGGAGGCATTTCAGGTTCTCGGTCTTCCGAGAAAATAAAGATCTGGTTGTAAGGGGCGGCTAGCGAGAACGGGTTATCAAAACCACGATATGGAGAATTTGAAAAAGGGACTGACGAGCTCCTGACGTCCCCGTCTTCTGAAACAGAAGCATTTGTTTCAGACTCTACGGAATAACGAAATCAAACGAAACGTCTCTGCGATTCTTTTGTAGGGGCGAACGGCTGTTCGCCCTAAAGAGAACCAATAAAGCCACGCATCTAATGACAGGCTCTAAGGGATTACAGCGTCGGGTAATTCTGAAGAACACAACAATCAATCAATAGGTTCTCCTCATGGATTTGATGAGTATTCACAAATTCATCAGACTTTCTGAAGAAATAGGTGACCTGAAGAAAAGGGGCG
This genomic window contains:
- a CDS encoding thioredoxin family protein, translated to FVARLHLAHILLSLSIIMLLGGDEVKEVTLAELRGVIGKVLIDFFSPGCGVCAAIETKLDEVEDTFVSWKFYKINTVENPAVASEHSVFTVPTIVVQVDGREQKRWCRYFSLEEVIDYLREIDETES